The proteins below come from a single Dasypus novemcinctus isolate mDasNov1 chromosome 22, mDasNov1.1.hap2, whole genome shotgun sequence genomic window:
- the LOC101439908 gene encoding histone H2B type 2-E, with the protein MPEPAKSAPAPKKGSKKAVTKAQKKDGKKRKRSRKESYSIYVYKVLKQVHPDTGISSKAMGIMNSFVNDIFERIAGEASRLAHYNKRSTITSREIQTAVRLLLPGELAKHAVSEGTKAVTKYTSSKFDMDVDHHLFHCPLMSAIRKTTIQARFINAC; encoded by the exons ATGCCTGAGCCAGCGAAGTCAGCGCCCGCCCCGAAGAAGGGCTCTAAGAAGGCGGTGACCAAGGCGCAGAAGAAGGACGGCAAGAAGCGCAAGCGCAGCCGCAAGGAGAGCTACTCCATCTACGTGTACAAGGTGCTCAAGCAGGTGCACCCCGACACCGGCATCTCGTCCAAGGCCATGGGCATCATGAACTCGTTCGTCAACGACATCTTCGAGCGCATCGCGGGCGAGGCGTCGCGCCTGGCGCATTACAACAAGCGCTCGACCATCACGTCGCGGGAGATCCAGACGGCCGTGCGCCTGCTGCTGCCCGGGGAGCTGGCCAAGCACGCCGTGTCCGAGGGCACCAAGGCCGTCACCAAGTACACCAGCTCCAA GTTTGATATGGATGTGGACCACCACCTATTTCACTGTCCTCTTATGTCTGCTATAAGAAAAACCACAATACAAGCAAGGTTCATAAATGCCTGCTGA
- the LOC139437317 gene encoding histone H3.1, translating into MARTKQTARKSTGGKAPRKQLATKAARKSAPATGGVKKPHRYRPGTVALREIRRYQKSTELLIRKLPFQRLVREIAQDFKTDLRFQSSAVMALQEACEAYLVGLFEDTNLCAIHAKRVTIMPKDIQLARRIRGERA; encoded by the coding sequence ATGGCCCGCACGAAGCAGACGGCCCGCAAGTCGACCGGCGGCAAGGCGCCCCGCAAGCAGCTGGCCACCAAGGCGGCCCGCAAGAGCGCGCCGGCCACGGGCGGCGTCAAGAAGCCGCACCGCTACCGGCCCGGCACCGTGGCGCTGCGCGAGATCCGCCGCTACCAGAAGTCCACCGAGCTGCTGATCCGCAAGCTGCCGTTCCAGCGCCTGGTGCGCGAGATCGCGCAGGACTTCAAGACCGACCTGCGCTTCCAGAGCTCGGCCGTCATGGCGCTGCAGGAGGCGTGCGAGGCCTACCTGGTGGGGCTCTTCGAGGACACCAACCTCTGCGCCATCCACGCCAAGCGCGTCACCATCATGCCCAAGGACATCCAGCTCGCCCGCCGCATCCGCGGCGAGAGGGCCTAA
- the LOC139437318 gene encoding histone H4, whose product MSGRGKGGKGLGKGGAKRHRKVLRDNIQGITKPAIRRLARRGGVKRISGLIYEETRGVLKVFLENVIRDAVTYTEHAKRKTVTAMDVVYALKRQGRTLYGFGG is encoded by the coding sequence ATGTCTGGCCGCGGCAAGGGCGGGAAGGGCCTGGGCAAGGGCGGCGCCAAGCGCCACCGCAAGGTGCTGCGCGACAACATCCAGGGCATCACCAAGCCCGCCATCCGCCGCCTGGCCCGGCGCGGCGGCGTCAAGCGCATCTCCGGCCTCATCTACGAGGAGACCCGCGGGGTGCTCAAGGTCTTCCTGGAGAACGTCATCCGCGACGCCGTCACCTACACCGAGCACGCCAAGCGCAAGACGGTCACGGCCATGGACGTGGTCTACGCGCTCAAGCGCCAGGGACGCACGCTCTACGGCTTCGGCGGCTAG
- the LOC101442083 gene encoding histone H2A type 1, protein MSGRGKQGGKARAKAKTRSSRAGLQFPVGRVHRLLRKGNYAERVGAGAPVYLAAVLEYLTAEILELAGNAARDNKKTRIIPRHLQLAIRNDEELNKLLGKVTIAQGGVLPNIQAVLLPKKTESHHKAKGK, encoded by the coding sequence ATGTCTGGACGCGGCAAGCAGGGCGGCAAGGCGCGCGCCAAGGCCAAGACGCGCTCGTCGCGGGCCGGCCTGCAGTTCCCCGTGGGCCGCGTGCACCGCCTGCTGCGCAAGGGCAACTACGCCGAGCGGGTCGGCGCCGGCGCCCCGGTCTACCTGGCCGCCGTGCTCGAGTACCTCACGGCCGAGATCCTCGAGCTGGCGGGCAACGCGGCCCGCGACAACAAGAAGACGCGCATCATCCCGCGCCACCTGCAGCTGGCCATCCGCAACGACGAGGAGCTCAACAAGCTGCTGGGCAAGGTCACCATCGCGCAGGGCGGCGTGCTGCCCAACATCCAGGCCGTGCTGCTGCCCAAGAAGACCGAGAGCCACCACAAGGCCAAGGGCAAGTGA
- the LOC101440342 gene encoding histone H2A type 1: MSGRGKQGGKARAKAKTRSSRAGLQFPVGRVHRLLRKGNYAERVGAGAPVYLAAVLEYLTAEILELAGNAARDNKKTRIIPRHLQLAIRNDEELNKLLGKVTIAQGGVLPNIQAVLLPKKTESHHKAKGK, from the coding sequence ATGTCCGGACGCGGCAAGCAGGGCGGCAAGGCGCGCGCCAAGGCCAAGACGCGCTCGTCCCGGGCCGGCCTGCAGTTCCCCGTGGGCCGCGTGCACCGCCTGCTGCGCAAGGGCAACTACGCCGAGCGGGTCGGCGCCGGCGCCCCGGTCTACCTGGCCGCCGTGCTCGAGTACCTCACGGCCGAGATCCTCGAGCTGGCGGGCAACGCGGCCCGCGACAACAAGAAGACGCGCATCATCCCGCGCCACCTGCAGCTGGCCATCCGCAACGACGAGGAGCTCAACAAGCTGCTCGGCAAGGTCACCATCGCGCAGGGCGGCGTGCTGCCCAACATCCAGGCCGTGCTGCTGCCCAAGAAGACCGAGAGCCACCACAAGGCCAAGGGCAAGTGA
- the LOC101441648 gene encoding histone H2B type 1-K: MPEPAKSAPAPKKGSKKAVTKAQKKDGKKRKRSRKESYSVYVYKVLKQVHPDTGISSKAMGIMNSFVNDIFERIAGEASRLAHYNKRSTITSREIQTAVRLLLPGELAKHAVSEGTKAVTKYTSAK, translated from the coding sequence ATGCCTGAGCCGGCCAAGTCCGCTCCCGCCCCGAAGAAGGGCTCCAAGAAGGCGGTGACCAAGGCGCAGAAGAAGGACGGCAAGAAGCGCAAGCGCAGCCGCAAGGAGAGCTACTCGGTCTACGTGTACAAGGTGCTCAAGCAGGTGCACCCCGACACCGGCATCTCGTCCAAGGCCATGGGCATCATGAACTCCTTCGTCAACGACATCTTCGAGCGCATCGCGGGCGAGGCGTCGCGCCTGGCGCATTACAACAAGCGCTCGACCATCACGTCGCGGGAGATCCAGACGGCCGTGCGCCTGCTGCTGCCCGGGGAGCTGGCCAAGCACGCCGTGTCCGAGGGCACCAAGGCCGTCACCAAGTACACCAGCGCCAAGTGA
- the H1-5 gene encoding histone H1.5 produces the protein MSETAPAETAAPAPVEKSPAKKKATKKAAGGGAAKRKASGPPVSELITKAVAASKERNGLSLAALKKALAAAGYDVEKNNSRIKLGLKSLVSKGTLVQTKGTGASGSFKLSKKAPGEAKPKAKKGGAAKAKKPAGATPKKPKKAAGAKKAVKKTPKKAKKPAAAGVKKVAKSPKKAKAAAKPKKAAKSPAKPKAVKPKAAKPKAAKPKAAKPKAAKAKKAAPKKK, from the coding sequence ATGTCGGAAACTGCTCCTGCGGAGACCGCCGCCCCGGCGCCAGTGGAAAAGTCTCCTGCCAAGAAGAAGGCGACTAAGAAGGCAGCGGGCGGCGGCGCGGCAAAGCGCAAGGCGTCCGGGCCCCCGGTCTCTGAGCTGATCACGAAGGCCGTGGCCGCCTCCAAGGAGCGCAATGGTCTCTCCTTGGCCGCGCTCAAGAAGGCGCTGGCGGCCGCCGGCTACGACGTGGAGAAGAACAACAGCCGCATCAAGCTGGGCCTCAAGAGCCTGGTGAGCAAGGGCACCCTGGTGCAGACCAAGGGCACCGGCGCCTCCGGCTCCTTCAAGCTCAGCAAGAAGGCGCCCGGGGAGGCCAAGCCCAAGGCCAAGAAGGGCGGCGCGGCCAAGGCCAAGAAGCCCGCCGGGGCTACGCCTAAGAAGCCCAAGAAGGCTGCTGGGGCGAAGAAGGCAGTGAAGAAGACTCCGAAAAAGGCCAAGAAGCCCGCGGCGGCCGGCGTCAAGAAAGTGGCCAAGAGCCCTAAGAAGGCAAAGGCCGCCGCCAAGCCGAAAAAGGCGGCCaagagcccagccaagcccaagGCCGTGAAACCCAAGGCGGCGAAGCCCAAGGCCGCCAAGCCCAAGGCAGCCAAGCCCAAAGCTGCGAAGGCGAAGAAGGCGGCGCCCAAGAAGAAGTAG